From Leptodactylus fuscus isolate aLepFus1 chromosome 11, aLepFus1.hap2, whole genome shotgun sequence, one genomic window encodes:
- the LOC142185497 gene encoding olfactory receptor 10A3-like, producing the protein MCDPNQTSSHEFILLGFHEFYHINVLLFCLFLVLYLVILAENCFIVSLVSTSPHLNVPMYIFLRNLALADLLLTSNIMPKMLQVMWLKGTTISKTSCIIQFYFHCIATGAQSQILTVMAFDRYLAICQPLRYSALMNQKLCFHLSFWPWVLVIFFNQSEVYMIGQLQFCSTNKIDHLFCDFAPILEMTSSDTSNVFYQDFFATVLLAFFPFLIIVISYICIFVAIIKITSDKGRRKAFSTCSSHLATVCAYYVPLIAIYMFPVNTPYENKLKSLLYMGFTPLINPVLYSMRNKEIKKATLLLFWKTRGKAM; encoded by the coding sequence ATGTGCGATCCCAATCAAACCTCTTCTCATGAATTTATCCTCCTGGGATTCCATGAATTCTACCACATCAATGTCCTGCTcttctgtcttttccttgtgcTTTATCTTGTAATCTTGGCTGAAAATTGCTTTATCGTCTCATTAGTGTCAACCTCTCCCCACCTTAATGTCCCCATGTACATCTTCCTTCGCAACCTGGCTCTGGCAGACCTTCTTCTCACCTCAAACATCATGCCAAAAATGTTACAGGTGATGTGGCTGAAGGGAACAACCATATCAAAGACCAGTTGTATCATCCAGTTCTACTTCCACTGCATTGCCACTGGTGCACAGTCGCAGATACTGACCGTCATGGCCTTTGACCGATACTTAGCCATATGTCAGCCCTTGCGCTATTCAGCTCTTATGAACCAGAAACTTTGCTTCCATCTCTCATTCTGGCCCTGGGTACTGGTAATCTTCTTCAATCAGAGTGAAGTGTACATGATAGGACAATTACAATTTTGTTCTACCAATAAAATTGACCATTTATTTTGTGATTTTGCCCCCATCTTAGAAATGACCTCATCTGATACCTCCAATGTGTTTTATCAGGATTTTTTTGCCACCGTTCTCTTGGCCTTCTTTCCCTTTCTCATCATTGTAATATCCTATATCTGTATATTTGTTgccatcattaaaatcacatccgATAAAGGGCGAAGAAAAGCGTTCTCTACATGTAGCTCTCACCTCGCCACGGTCTGCGCCTATTATGTGCCATTAATAGCCATCTATATGTTTCCAGTAAATACCCCCTATGAGAACAAGCTGAAATCTCTCCTCTATATGGGATTTACACCATTAATTAACCCTGTGCTCTATAGCATGAGGAACAAAGAGATTAAGAAGGCGACACTACTATTATTCTGGAAGACAAGAGGGAAAGCCATGTAA